Genomic segment of Salvia splendens isolate huo1 chromosome 12, SspV2, whole genome shotgun sequence:
aagagacaGCTTGATCAAGGAATAAGGAGGAAAACTTGATCAAGGAGGAAGGAATGTAGCTGTTAGAGGCGGTTATCAATTACGAGCTAATTTAGCGGCTTCTACCCGTTTGATGTTTAGTTCATAGCGGTTGTAACCGATTAAGTAGTGAAGCTCTTGTTCACTCACTTGATTCATTATGTGTATAAATAGATTAGAGAGTTCGCTGTAGAAATATACGCTTGTAGTTACTTCTTGAGCTCAATAAAAGATTCCAATACAATTCTCTCAAATCTTCTTCCATCTTCTTCCCTCAAAGATATCTTGTTCTTATTCAATCATTTCACTTAGTTCTCCAACATAAATGATAGTATAAGCTTGGAGAATGTGTAACTTCTTATCAAATTACTTATAACCTACGCCAAATGAGAGGTGTAATTGTGCATACATCATGAAATAGTAAAATGAAATACTTTGCATATATAGGAATTATCGTTTTCAAGTTAAAATGTCGAATGGGAAATTTTCGACTAAACACTGAAATCGACAATTTAATCTACTGTTGGCTTGTAGCATTTCTATCAACTTAAGAAGTTTTCACTCTAATCAATAAATAAgtatttgaaatattattttcgTGAATAAATGAAAAACTATTGTCATCTTTAAAATTAATACTGAAAAATGTTACTAcgtttataaataaattattctcTTAAAGTAATTAAGGCCTCACTTACTTGAAAATATGAATCTAAATTTCCGAATAATGCATATTCGACGTCTTACAAGCACATTTTAGGTATTACGCAGAAGCAATAGGCTTTGTGTGAAGACGTAGAACAAACattctatttttgaaataaaatactactactataattttgatgaatttctcattttaattacaattaaaatagtattaaataaaataatttaaaaagaaataaaagatatTAAATCTATATCCCCGGTGCATTCGATCACCATATAACTATATAAGCACATACAATATCATACACTAATTAAAAGATTGCAACATAATTGATACAATTAGAGAATATTGTAATAAAATTGATACTATATTTTGCAAATTGAGATGTAACTGATATAATCActaaaaatatgacaaattcgATTATTATGTTATCCCCAAAAATGCGTATGAAACACAATTAATACACATTATATATAATCGTGTAAAAATCTCAAGCATATAGTTAATCGTGTAGAAGGGTAGAAGCATTTCAttaagactcatattccacaatGCATTGGACAAGTGTGATACTTACTATGCATTCGTTCGATTCGACTACCAACTTTACACGTCGGCGATAATTTCAAAGACCAAATTTAATGAAGTTTTTCGCTTCTTAAATCAACCGAGATAGTGGGGATCAATTGACTCTCAATCCTACCCAAATCCACGTCGTCCACTAATCATTATGTTAGTACTATTATTTCCTAAAAAAACAAGTCAATGACAATATTTCAACGAATCATCATAATCTGATAATATCCAAGAGATTTATCATAGACCCAATTCATATAGGTCTTTGTCAAAATCTAATTTTTAAGTGTggcattaaatttatttttttattaaataataattgtaTGTATTTATATTACATCATCCGTCTTTTAAatatatgaactatttttttAGGTAGTCTTTTAAATTATAATAccctttttatttataaatcattttttattaatttttatttctatttctcttattttattttattactgtacgttaaaatccatattttattcattttaaaaaaaagaaaaagaaaattaagtcAATACTTTTCTCAATTCTCAGTAATGAATGAATAGATACATCGTAGGTGAAGAAAACAACAATCTAGATTTCACAAAATCAGCTCATCACAAACAAGAGAGCGTCTCATAATCAATCTATAGAAGAGTTAGAGAGAGATCGGTGGATGGTGTTACACTAACAATGGGTGTGGCGGGCTCCAAGTTAGAGAAGGCTTTGGGCGACCATTTTCCCGAAGGGGAAAGATATTTCGGTTTGGAGAATTTCGGCAACACTTGCTATTGTAACAGTGTTTTGCAGGTCGTTATCTTTAATCATCTATCTCTCTCGATTTTATCGATTATGTTTGATTTATGAggatgtttttttgttttctttagttGAGGGATTCCTAATTTTTATGTGGGTTTAGGTTTTTGAATTtggctgattttttttttgttatttgggATTAAAAGTGATGAAGGGAGAAATTCGACAGTTTGATTGCATAATTTGCATTGACTAAGGTTGATCATTTGATTATCTGGGCAAATTCTGATTGGTCTGGTTTGAGTGGTGGCTGGATATAGAGACTAACTCTTGTATTGGGTTTGTTGGTTTGGTTTAGGAGATTTGTTGAGGTATCAATTTTTAGTTGATTTGTGTTGGGTTGAGGCTATGGTGTGCTTGTTCTTCAGTTTCTTGGTGGTTTTAACAGAATAACTTCGGATGGGATGTCTATTACACTTAATAATTCGAGATGAGGTGTCTTTGTGCTTCATCTTTTGTATATGTGATAAGCACCCTGTGCTAATTGTACATGTGGAATAGGTGGGGTGGTTTTCAAGTTGTTTCATATCTTTGAGGGAGTAGATATCTATGATTTTACTTATGTAAAATGAAGTGATATAGAAACAAAATCTTCCTTCATAGGATAATCAATAAGAGAAAGTAGATTCAATTGTCATGTATGTTGTGTGACTGTGTGGTGTGCTACAAGAGTCTCTCACATGATCTGAGAGACTCGGTTGTTTTTCTACTACTTTTCTCTGATTTGTTTTGTTTCTCAGGCTCTCTACTTTTGTGTACCATTTCGTGAACAATTATTGGAGTATTATTCTAACAACAAAAGCCAAGGCGAAGCAGAGGAAAACCTTTTAACTTGTCTCGCGGAACTTTTTTCACAGGTAGTGGATGTGAGGGTTGCAACTGTTCGAATTTGGTATCTTTTGAAATTTGAACCTTGATAGTACCTAGAACTGTTACCGTTTGTGCTAACATACTGCATGAGGGGAAAATTCATTCCTGTTAGAATAATCCATTAATTGGAATAGTAATTATCATGGTTCCTAGTGAAATTAAGAAACCTACTCCTACTTCATGATAATTTTAGAACCCTGTTTCATCCGTTAACAGGAATCGTAACACTTCGCCTTCAAAATTACATTATGGGTTATTTTGTTGGGTGGGGTGGGGTTATCATTGAGTTGGGACTGACAAATTTATTTGACATTTTTATGCAGATAAACTCTCAGAAGAAGAAAACAGGTGTAATAGCTCCAAAACGCTTTGTGCAGAGgcttagaaaagaaaatgatgttttCCGAGGATACATGCACCAGGTATGTACTTATAAATTCGGTAGTTCCATGTGTAGATAGACCGTAGACGTAGTGAACGACAATAAAGAGGCTGCATATTTATGTATGATAATAGAATATGTTTTTCCCCACAGGGATGATTCTGTATGTAGTCAATAAATGATTTGATCAAAGCTCTTCTGTAGTTTTTAATGTGTTTTGAGTAGTTTGTGGTTGCCCTCATGCACTTTCAGACTTTAAGTTAAGTACAAAACGAGAAATATTGTCATCTATTTATGTCATTTGGAGAGTCATAGTCTCTCTCACTTCAGTCACTTGTTCTTTTTATCAAAGACAAGAACTTAATTTTTTGCTTATCTGGTTatgtggatttttttttaaattcaatttaaaaatattttttttatcaccaGTGTCTTCATCCATAAGTTGCTTGTTCTGATAGCTGGGTTGAATTTTTATGTTGATCAGATTGTCTTTACTAAAACACTTACTACTTTTTTAAGAGCATTGGTTTATTGAAATGTCTCATAAGGTCTTTCTGTTATTACAGCTTGATACAACTGAGATGTTGTAGCTTATCATGTATTATATGGTATGGCTTAGCAAAAAGGGTTCTTGATTATACATCTTTCGTTGTAGATATGTTTACATTAAGTGATATTATACTATCCTGTCATGCAGGATGCTCATGAATTTCTGAACTTCTTGCTAAACCAACTTGTTGACATACTGGAGAAAGAGTGTCCCAAACCTACATCTGAGAATGTTTCAAATGGGCCGAGTAACGGTCATGTCAATGGTGTTAAGCAGGAACCTCCAGCTACTTGGGTCCACAAAAATTTCCAGGTAAAGCCAATGGACATCTTACGTCTTCCAAATTTTATTCGTTACTCACATGTCTACCTGCACTCTGTCATTTTTATGCCACTGTCTATTTTTGCCTAATACATATTTTTCTTATCAATGTTGCTTTGAATAAAATGCAGGGTATTCTCACGAATGAGACGAGGTGTTTAAGGTGTGAGACAGTTACTGCAAGGGATGAAACATTCTTAGATTTAAGCCTTGATATTGAACAGAACAGTTCGATTACAAGCTGCCTCAAGAACTTCAGTTCTACAGAGACCCTCAATGCGGAAGATAAATTCTTCTGCGACAAATGTTGCAGGTGGGTTGCCTTGTTTACGTTACAACTACACATTCACGACGAAGAAGGTTAATTTGTTTATCTTATCTAATCGCAGTTTGCAAGAAGCCCAGAAAAGGATGAAGATAAAGAAATCACCTCGCATCTTGGTGATTCATCTCAAACGATTCAAGTACATGGAACAGCTAAACAGACACAAGAAGCTATCCTATCGGGTCGTGTTTCCTCTGGAGCTGAAACTCAGCACCACGTTAGATGCTGGCGACTCCGTGTACTCGCTGTTTGCTGTGGTAGTTCACGTAGGAACCGGGCCGAACCATGGGCATTATGTGAGTCTCGTAAAAAGCCATAATCACTGGCTGTTCTTTGATGATGAGAATGTGGAGATGATTGATGAGTCGGCCATCCAGACGTTTTTCGGGTCTGCCCAAGAATACTCGAGCAACACCGACCATGGGTACATTCTGTTCTATGAAAGCCTAAGTGGTGATAACAAGTCACTCTGACCTTACTTTGTGTGGCTACCTCTGTTTTGCCATAGCATGATTTTGGCAACCTACCTGCAAGGCTTGGTCTTTGTACAGGAAAACTCAGCCTCACAAGTCTAGAATAGTGATATGGAGTGTACTTTGTAACTTCGACCTCAATATTTTGCTACCAACTTGATGTTTTTGGGCAATCCTctctctatttttatttttcctttctaTGTTGTACAATATTCTTGAGGTTATAATGGCTCATTTTTCTGGAGTCTAACATCTTTTTTTGGCTAAATTGTGGTTAAATTTTAGTTTGCcttgcaatttttaaaattagttggAAAAAATCTTGAATCTTGGATTTGTTTGCAACTATTCCATTATACAAACATTCATACTAATCAATTCTAGCGTCCACATTATATGTTCCTAAAGACCATGTAATGCTCAATTCTCCCTAAATTCAATTACATGATAATGTTCCTAAAGACCATGTAATGCTCAATTCTCCCTAAATTCAATTACATGCGACTATTTAGAAATTCGTTATGATTTAATTGTTCATTTTGGAAGTCACGAGACATACTAgaaatttgaccaaactttgtcggatattttttttttatatttccccAAAATGACATACTTTGTGGGTGTAGAAAACAACAATCTTGATTTCAGAAAATCAGCTCCTCAAAaaacccaaattcaaaaggGGATTCAATAGAAGGCGTCTAACAATCAATCCGTagcagagagagtagagagacagagagagggATAGAGGAGTTCTGGTATATGGTGGATGGTGTCACACTCACAATGGGTGTGGCGGGCTCCAAGTTAGAGAAGGCTCTGGGCGACCATTTTCCCGAAGGGGAAAGATATTTCGGTTTGGAGAATTTCGGCAACACGTGCTATTGTAACAGTGTTTTGCAGGTCGTTATCTTTAATTCTCTATCTCTCTCGATTTTACCGATTATGTTTGAGTCGTGAggatgttttttgttttcttctgTTGAGGGATTCCTAATTTCTATGTGGGTTAGGTTCTTGAATTCGGCTGATTGTGCttaagagggttttatttgttatttggGATTAAAAGTGATGAAGGGAGAAATTCGACTGTTTGATTGCATTGACTAAGGTTGATCATTTGATTATTTGGGTAAATTCAGATTGGTCTGGTTTAAGTGGTGGATGGATATAGAGACTAACTCATGTATTGTTTTTGTTGGTTGGTTTAGGAGATTTGTGGATGTGTCAATTTTTAGTTGATTTGTGTTGGGTAGAGGTTATGGTGTGCTTGTTCTTCATTTTCTTGGTGGTTTTAAACAGAATAACGGCTGATGGGATGTCTATTACACTGAATAGCTTGAGATGAGATGTCTTTGGGTTGGATTTTTTGTATGTATGATAAGCATCATGTGCTAATGGTGGATGTGAAGGAGGTCGGGTGGTTTTCAGGTTGTTGCATATCTATGAGAGGTCGTAAATATCTACGGTTTTGCTTATGTCAAATGAAGTGATGTGATGTAGAAACAAAATCTTCATCCCTGGGATAGTCAATAAGAGACATTAGATTCAATTGTTAAAGCATGTTGTGTGGTATTCCACAGGAGTCTCTCACATGTTCTGAGAGACATTTTTTGTTTGCTTTTCCCTGATTTGTTTTGTTTCTCAGGCTCTCTACTTTTGCGTACCATTTCGTGAACAATTATTGGAGTATTATTCCAACAACAAAAGCCAAGGCGAAGCAGAGGAAAACCTTTTAACTTGTCTCGCGGAACTTTTTTCACAGGTAGTGGATGTGAGAATTGTAACAGTTCATATTTGGTATCTTTTAAACCTTGATATTACCTAGAACTGTTACCGTTTATGCTAACGTATTGCATGAGGGAAAATTTGGCTCCTGTTAGAATAATCCATTAATTAGAATATAATTATCGTGGTTCCTAGTGAAATTAAGAATTGTACTCTTACTTCATCGTATTTTTAGATAATTGAGTTGGGACTGACAAATTTATTTTACGTTTTCTGTGCAGATAAACTCTCAAAAGAAGAAAACAGGTGTGATAGCTCCAAAACGCTTTGTGCAGAGGctcagaaaagaaaatgatgttttCCGAGGATACATGCACCAGGTATGTACTATTGTATAGATTGTTGTAGTGAACAACAATAAAGAGGCTGCATATATATGTATGATAATAGAATATGTTTTTCCCCATAGGGATGATTCTGTATGTAGTCAGTAAATGATTTGATCAAAGATCTCCGGTCGTTTTTAATACTATGTGTTTTCAGTAGTTTGCGGTTGCCCCAGGCTCTTTCAGACTTTAAGTTAAGTAGAACGGGAATTTATGGTCAGCCATTTATGTCATTTGAAGAATCTTAGTCTCTCTCACTTGTTCTTTTTGTCAAAGGACAAAGACAAgaattttattgttttacttATCAGGTTATGTGGATTTCTTTaagtttttcaaaaaaaatttaaaaaattattcttATCACTGACTTCGTCCATAAGTTGCTTATTCTGATGGCTGGTTGGCTGGGTTCAATTTTTATATCAATCGGATTGTCTTTCGAAAAGCACTTACTTTTATAAAAGCCTTGGTTTATTGAAATGTCTCTTAGGTCTTTCTGGTTATTACAGCTTGCTACGAGTGAGATGTTGTAGCTTATCATGTATTATATGGTATGGCTTAGCATAACGGGTTCTTGATTATGCATCTTTCAttgtaaatatatttacattaaGTGATATTCAACTATCCTGTCATGCAGGATGCTCATGAATTTCTGAACTTCTTGCTAAACCAACTTGTTGACATACTGGAGAAAGAGTGTATCAAACCTACAACTGAGAATGTTTCAAATGGGCCGAGTAACGGTCATGTCAATGGGGTTAAGCAGGAACCTGCAGCTACTTGGGTCCACAAAAATTTTCAGGTAAAGCCAATGGATATCTTACGTCTTCCAAACTTAATTCGTTACTCGCATGTCTAGATGCACTTTGTCATTTTTATGCCACTGT
This window contains:
- the LOC121759252 gene encoding ubiquitin carboxyl-terminal hydrolase 3-like, whose product is MGVAGSKLEKALGDHFPEGERYFGLENFGNTCYCNSVLQALYFCVPFREQLLEYYSNNKSQGEAEENLLTCLAELFSQINSQKKKTGVIAPKRFVQRLRKENDVFRGYMHQDAHEFLNFLLNQLVDILEKECPKPTSENVSNGPSNGHVNGVKQEPPATWVHKNFQGILTNETRCLRCETVTARDETFLDLSLDIEQNSSITSCLKNFSSTETLNAEDKFFCDKCCSLQEAQKRMKIKKSPRILVIHLKRFKYMEQLNRHKKLSYRVVFPLELKLSTTLDAGDSVYSLFAVVVHVGTGPNHGHYVSLVKSHNHWLFFDDENVEMIDESAIQTFFGSAQEYSSNTDHGYILFYESLSGDNKSL